A part of Chitinivorax tropicus genomic DNA contains:
- a CDS encoding acyl-protein synthase yields MHDFPAVDAFCGIDNPYRHDAETDGLFDAAMRELVAYHGHATPGYRQWLAANGLTIDDALALKDWSMLPPIFANYFKQQLVLSPAGVDALELTSSGTSGQKSRMRYDARSLSAAQAMVDRIFAHYGWVTPAQPCNYLLLSYEPAGAVTLGTTYTDQFLCKYAPVNRVVYALRHNGHGNEFDPFGVIRALQDFADEALPVRILGFPAFMWFTLERMQEMGLPALSLHPDSLAFFGGGWKTHADKAIPKTMLYRRLGEQLGLPDARCRDGYGAVEHPVPYIECPHHRFHVPTYSRAVIRHPATLVRQPYGEAGFLQFISPYITSSPAHSVVMSDLAVLHPASTCGCGLQTDWFDLLGRAGTSKARSCALAASELIKES; encoded by the coding sequence ATGCATGACTTCCCCGCCGTGGATGCATTCTGCGGAATCGACAACCCCTATCGACACGATGCGGAAACCGATGGCCTGTTCGATGCTGCGATGCGGGAGCTGGTGGCCTACCATGGTCACGCCACCCCTGGCTATCGGCAATGGCTGGCAGCCAACGGTCTGACCATCGACGATGCGCTGGCGCTCAAGGATTGGTCGATGCTGCCGCCCATCTTTGCCAATTATTTCAAGCAGCAATTGGTGTTGAGCCCAGCTGGCGTGGATGCGCTGGAGTTGACCTCCTCGGGCACCAGCGGGCAAAAAAGCCGGATGCGCTACGACGCCCGCAGCCTCAGTGCGGCGCAGGCCATGGTGGATCGTATCTTCGCCCACTACGGCTGGGTCACCCCGGCCCAGCCCTGCAATTATCTGCTGCTCAGCTACGAGCCCGCCGGGGCCGTCACACTTGGCACCACCTATACCGACCAGTTTCTGTGCAAATATGCGCCGGTGAACCGTGTGGTCTACGCCTTGCGTCACAACGGACACGGTAATGAATTCGATCCGTTCGGCGTGATCCGGGCGCTGCAGGACTTTGCCGATGAAGCATTGCCGGTAAGGATCCTGGGTTTTCCCGCCTTCATGTGGTTCACCTTGGAACGCATGCAGGAGATGGGCCTCCCCGCCTTGTCGCTACACCCGGACTCGCTGGCGTTCTTTGGCGGCGGCTGGAAGACCCACGCGGACAAAGCCATCCCCAAAACCATGCTGTATCGGCGGCTGGGCGAACAGCTTGGCCTGCCCGATGCCCGCTGCCGAGACGGCTACGGTGCCGTGGAGCATCCCGTTCCCTACATTGAGTGCCCCCACCACCGTTTCCATGTCCCAACCTACTCCCGCGCGGTCATCCGGCACCCGGCCACCCTGGTCAGGCAGCCCTATGGCGAAGCGGGCTTTCTGCAGTTCATCTCGCCCTACATCACCTCCAGCCCCGCGCACAGCGTGGTGATGAGCGACCTGGCCGTGCTGCATCCGGCCAGCACCTGCGGTTGCGGCCTGCAGACCGACTGGTTCGATCTGCTTGGCCGGGCGGGCACCAGCAAAGCCCGTAGCTGCGCATTGGCGGCATCTGAATTGATCAAGGAGTCCTGA
- a CDS encoding 23S rRNA (adenine(2030)-N(6))-methyltransferase RlmJ, translated as MLSYRHAFHAGNHADVLKHLVQVQLLSYLNQKDKPYWYIDTHAGAGVYSLLDGYATKNAEFRTGIGRLWARTDLPAAVAEYVAAVKTLNPQGKLALYPGSPWLALQLIRSQDRLRLFELHPTDADLLQRNFAEHAKRGQILVADGFEGIKALLPTPSRRALTLIDPPYEDKRDYQHVVHCLQESLKRQANGVYAIWYPKLQLAASQQFVDKLKRLPIDSWLHVSLDVHRPRADGFGMHGSGMFIINPPWTLHQTLQTVMPWLTHELAQDDGAQYALEQQTK; from the coding sequence ATGCTGAGCTATCGCCATGCTTTCCATGCCGGCAACCATGCCGACGTCCTCAAACACTTGGTTCAAGTGCAACTGCTGAGCTATCTGAATCAAAAGGACAAACCCTACTGGTATATCGACACCCATGCGGGTGCAGGCGTTTATTCGCTGCTGGATGGTTATGCGACCAAGAATGCGGAATTCCGTACCGGGATAGGCAGGCTGTGGGCACGCACCGATCTGCCTGCTGCTGTGGCCGAGTATGTGGCCGCCGTCAAGACGCTGAATCCACAGGGCAAGCTGGCTTTATACCCTGGCTCGCCATGGCTGGCGCTGCAACTGATCCGCAGCCAGGATCGGCTGCGGCTGTTTGAATTGCACCCGACCGACGCGGACTTGTTGCAACGTAATTTTGCTGAGCATGCCAAGCGGGGCCAGATTCTGGTGGCCGATGGATTTGAAGGCATCAAGGCACTGCTGCCGACGCCATCTCGACGTGCGCTGACCCTGATCGACCCGCCTTACGAGGACAAACGCGACTACCAGCACGTGGTGCACTGCTTGCAGGAGTCGCTCAAGCGCCAGGCGAATGGCGTGTACGCCATCTGGTATCCGAAGCTGCAGTTGGCGGCCTCACAGCAATTCGTCGATAAGCTCAAACGCCTGCCGATCGACAGCTGGCTACATGTCAGCCTGGACGTGCACCGCCCCCGTGCCGACGGCTTTGGCATGCATGGCAGCGGTATGTTCATCATCAACCCACCCTGGACATTACATCAGACCCTGCAGACGGTCATGCCCTGGTTGACCCACGAATTGGCACAAGATGACGGAGCCCAATATGCCCTTGAACAACAAACCAAATGA
- a CDS encoding isoaspartyl peptidase/L-asparaginase family protein, protein MPLNNKPNDPPFVLAIHGGAGTIRRQDLTPDQEAALLAGLHAALDAGQAILAQRGSALDAVIAAVSALEDNPLFNAGRGAVFNDEGRIELEAAVMNGPDQAAGSVTGVTRTRNPVQLARAVMQHTAHVTLGFDAADRLALTLGLPQGDADYFYTAKRWQALQDELARMAAGGSEADAPEDRKHGTVGAVALDCMGRLAAATSTGGRTAKMAGRIGDTPVIGAGTWADTRCAVSGTGHGEYFVRAAVAHDIAARIHYGAQPLAQASQATIDTLTAMGGTGGVIAIDHHGNIAMPFNCEGMYRAAIDQQGQRTVAIYRDGSAPATA, encoded by the coding sequence ATGCCCTTGAACAACAAACCAAATGATCCGCCATTCGTGCTCGCCATCCACGGTGGAGCGGGGACGATACGGCGTCAGGATCTGACGCCTGATCAAGAGGCGGCCCTGCTGGCCGGATTGCATGCCGCATTGGATGCTGGACAAGCCATTCTCGCACAGCGAGGTAGTGCGCTGGACGCCGTGATCGCTGCTGTTTCCGCCCTGGAAGACAATCCCCTGTTCAATGCAGGCCGAGGCGCCGTCTTCAACGATGAAGGGCGGATCGAGCTGGAAGCTGCCGTCATGAACGGCCCGGATCAGGCTGCTGGCAGTGTGACAGGGGTGACGCGCACCCGCAATCCGGTCCAATTGGCGCGGGCCGTCATGCAGCATACTGCCCATGTCACACTGGGCTTTGATGCAGCAGATCGCTTGGCGCTCACCTTGGGCTTGCCACAGGGAGATGCCGATTATTTCTACACCGCCAAGCGCTGGCAGGCTTTGCAGGATGAGCTGGCCAGGATGGCAGCGGGCGGCAGCGAGGCCGATGCGCCTGAAGACCGTAAGCATGGCACCGTCGGCGCCGTGGCGCTGGATTGCATGGGCCGCCTGGCTGCCGCCACCTCAACCGGTGGTCGTACCGCCAAGATGGCGGGTCGCATTGGTGACACCCCGGTCATCGGCGCGGGCACCTGGGCCGACACGCGCTGTGCGGTCTCCGGCACTGGGCATGGTGAATACTTTGTCCGCGCCGCAGTCGCCCACGACATCGCCGCCCGCATCCACTATGGCGCCCAACCCCTCGCGCAGGCAAGCCAGGCCACCATCGACACCCTGACCGCGATGGGCGGTACTGGCGGCGTCATTGCAATCGACCACCACGGCAACATCGCGATGCCCTTCAACTGTGAAGGCATGTACCGAGCGGCTATCGATCAACAGGGCCAACGGACAGTGGCTATCTATCGGGACGGATCTGCCCCAGCCACTGCTTGA
- a CDS encoding MFS transporter yields the protein MNRATETSPPRSLLPISRHRMIGFCVLLALFEWITYVGSDLVMPAMLDVVADLHATPQHVPTALNAYLLGGVAFQWLIGPLADRFGRRPVLLAGVLLFAVSFLITPAITHIQAFNLLRFVQGVGLGFVVVVSYPILQEAFHETDAVRLMALLANIALLSPLLGPLMGGVLLNWLSWRELFISIGGLALLVMVGLWRYLPETIGVRRTDGTMLQPVPLCLRDMAGNYLRLLRQPRFMQGSLALGLLSVPLIAWIGIAPVLMMEHAGWSMMSYGLGQLPIFGGLIIGNLALHQLAGKYALPQLIRYACWPILAGLIGGWLAALGGGGLPTLLVSLSLYAFGMGICNASLYRLTLFADDGAKGSVAAMLGMVSVATIGLGSSLLAHLGAGDSPAAFVSGALLAASLALPLLWRLLKPAPLAMASP from the coding sequence ATGAATCGCGCCACCGAAACCAGCCCTCCCCGCTCGCTATTACCGATCTCCCGCCATCGGATGATCGGCTTCTGCGTGCTGCTGGCGCTGTTCGAATGGATCACTTATGTCGGGAGTGATCTGGTCATGCCCGCCATGCTGGATGTGGTGGCAGATCTGCATGCCACGCCCCAGCATGTGCCGACAGCATTGAATGCGTATCTGCTGGGTGGGGTGGCGTTTCAATGGCTGATCGGGCCGCTGGCTGATCGCTTCGGACGCCGCCCTGTTCTGCTGGCAGGCGTGCTGTTGTTTGCGGTGTCTTTTCTGATCACACCGGCCATTACCCACATCCAGGCATTTAATCTGCTGCGCTTTGTGCAGGGTGTGGGGCTCGGGTTTGTGGTGGTGGTCAGCTATCCCATCCTGCAGGAAGCCTTTCATGAAACGGACGCGGTCCGCCTGATGGCATTGCTGGCCAATATTGCACTGCTATCGCCCCTGCTGGGCCCATTGATGGGTGGCGTCCTGTTGAATTGGCTGAGCTGGCGTGAGCTGTTCATCAGTATCGGTGGGCTGGCGCTATTGGTGATGGTGGGTTTGTGGCGTTATCTGCCGGAAACCATTGGCGTGCGCAGAACCGATGGCACGATGTTGCAACCCGTGCCGCTCTGCCTGCGGGACATGGCTGGTAACTACCTGCGGCTGCTACGCCAGCCCCGCTTCATGCAAGGCAGCCTGGCTCTGGGCTTGTTGAGCGTGCCACTGATCGCCTGGATCGGCATTGCCCCGGTATTAATGATGGAACACGCGGGCTGGTCGATGATGAGCTATGGGCTGGGGCAGCTGCCGATCTTCGGCGGCTTGATCATCGGCAATCTGGCCTTGCATCAGCTGGCTGGTAAATACGCTTTACCGCAGCTGATCAGATACGCCTGCTGGCCCATCCTGGCGGGCCTGATTGGGGGCTGGCTGGCAGCCCTCGGCGGCGGCGGCCTGCCCACCTTGCTGGTGAGCCTGTCTCTGTATGCCTTTGGGATGGGCATCTGCAATGCATCGTTGTACCGACTGACGCTGTTTGCCGATGATGGCGCAAAAGGCTCAGTCGCCGCCATGCTGGGCATGGTATCAGTCGCCACCATTGGCCTGGGAAGCAGCTTGCTGGCACACCTGGGCGCAGGTGACAGCCCTGCTGCCTTTGTCAGCGGGGCCTTGCTGGCAGCCAGTCTGGCGCTGCCCCTGCTCTGGCGCCTGTTGAAACCAGCCCCCTTGGCCATGGCCAGCCCCTAG
- a CDS encoding VF530 family DNA-binding protein: MTQANNPLHGITLEQIVTRLVDHYGWDGLAQRIPVRCFKHDPSIKSSLRFLRTTPWARTEVENLFLNTRW, translated from the coding sequence ATGACCCAAGCCAACAACCCTTTGCACGGTATCACTCTGGAACAGATTGTCACTCGTCTGGTGGATCACTACGGATGGGATGGACTGGCGCAGCGGATACCGGTGCGCTGTTTCAAACACGACCCCAGCATCAAATCCAGCCTGCGCTTTTTGCGCACCACGCCCTGGGCCCGCACCGAAGTGGAAAACCTGTTTTTGAACACCCGCTGGTAA
- a CDS encoding LysR family transcriptional regulator, with the protein MLDELRAMAVFAKTVELGSFRAAAAALGLAPSVVSHHISQLEKRLGAALLYRSTRRLSLTAAGEQLFEATQAMLHAASVGLDAIAAQTQAPVGRLRVTLPAFFAPSKVLDAIAAFAQQYPKVSLSMQFSDAKQDLVKDGLDLAIRVGALADSALKSRQLFTMRRVLVASPAYLQHRPAPTHPEALQDWDWIGLSIRANRKQWRSPAGEAAELGFAPRIVVDSLAAVCALARAGMGLATPPRFMVEQDLLAGGLIEVLPDWQVTPLDVFAVWPGNAPAHGLTQRLVTFLYDQSASIEGEHRRESW; encoded by the coding sequence ATGTTGGATGAACTCAGGGCAATGGCGGTGTTCGCCAAGACAGTCGAACTCGGGTCGTTCCGCGCGGCAGCGGCGGCTTTAGGCTTGGCGCCGTCAGTGGTCAGTCATCACATCAGCCAGCTGGAGAAACGGTTGGGCGCGGCTTTGTTGTATCGCTCGACGCGAAGGCTGTCGCTGACGGCGGCGGGCGAGCAGTTGTTTGAGGCGACACAGGCCATGCTGCATGCCGCATCAGTTGGCCTGGATGCCATCGCCGCGCAGACCCAGGCCCCCGTAGGCCGGCTGCGGGTGACCTTGCCGGCATTCTTTGCGCCGAGCAAGGTGTTGGATGCAATAGCCGCCTTTGCGCAGCAATATCCCAAGGTATCATTGTCAATGCAGTTCAGCGATGCCAAGCAGGATCTGGTCAAGGACGGATTGGATCTGGCCATCCGGGTCGGGGCATTGGCGGATAGTGCCCTGAAGTCACGCCAGCTGTTCACCATGCGGCGGGTACTGGTGGCGAGCCCAGCCTATCTGCAACACCGACCCGCACCGACCCACCCAGAAGCCCTGCAGGATTGGGACTGGATCGGTCTGTCGATTCGCGCCAATCGTAAGCAATGGCGCAGCCCGGCGGGGGAGGCTGCCGAGCTGGGCTTTGCGCCCCGGATTGTGGTGGACAGCTTAGCGGCAGTGTGTGCGTTGGCGCGGGCAGGCATGGGGCTGGCCACGCCGCCCCGGTTCATGGTCGAGCAAGATCTGCTGGCAGGCGGGCTGATCGAGGTGTTGCCAGACTGGCAAGTCACGCCGCTGGATGTATTCGCGGTCTGGCCAGGCAATGCGCCAGCACATGGCTTGACTCAAAGGCTGGTTACCTTTCTATACGACCAATCCGCTTCGATCGAAGGTGAGCACCGGCGCGAGTCATGGTGA
- a CDS encoding DUF3291 domain-containing protein — MTTEFHLAQCNIARLRAPLTDPSMQGYMEDIAPLNQLAEQSPGYVWRLQDDAGDATSIQVFDDPLLLINLSVWADLASLKAYVYQGAHLASIKTRKQWFNVQPQPRLVLWWVKAGTLPTTAQAKARLEQLALHGPGPEAFSFAHPFPAPSVIMPA; from the coding sequence ATGACAACCGAATTCCACCTTGCCCAATGCAATATCGCCAGACTGCGCGCCCCGCTGACTGATCCCTCCATGCAAGGCTATATGGAGGACATCGCCCCACTCAATCAATTGGCAGAACAGAGCCCCGGCTACGTCTGGCGGCTGCAGGACGACGCGGGCGATGCCACGTCGATTCAGGTTTTCGATGACCCGCTGTTGTTGATCAACTTGTCAGTCTGGGCAGACCTGGCAAGCTTGAAAGCGTATGTCTATCAAGGCGCGCATCTGGCGTCGATCAAGACCCGTAAACAGTGGTTTAACGTGCAACCGCAGCCCAGACTGGTGCTCTGGTGGGTCAAGGCCGGCACGCTGCCGACAACAGCGCAGGCCAAGGCCCGGCTGGAACAGCTGGCGCTACATGGGCCAGGGCCGGAGGCTTTCAGCTTCGCCCACCCTTTTCCAGCCCCTTCGGTTATCATGCCAGCCTGA